The DNA sequence gccattggcaatcgattcaatctccagcccctctcccctccccaagggGTGCGGGTCAGAAGACACAAAGTGCCAACTCTCTAATCACAGGGCTGGGTTCCCTGGCATTCAGGCCCCACCCTGTGGTTGCCCTGAGGTATTCTGAAAGTCAcctaattaaaataacaaaagacacctttatcatCTCTGTACTGcatttaggaaattccaagggttttaggagctctctGCAGTATTTCTGATTATAAATCTCAATATCACAGTCTCATAGTCATGAGAGATGAAAAACTGCATATGGGGTTTAGAGAAACATGCaattttcctgtaaatctaaaactgatctaaaaaatacagtttatttaaaaaaactttttaaaattttgaaaaaaaaataaaaatagagggtgggagagaaagggTAAAACAGAGTAAAAATCATCTCTTTCCTGAGCAGGCTTCATTCTGGGAACCTCTTCAAAGAGAAGACACCTGATTAAGGCAAGAGATCAAACACCAGAAAGCAATAATcaggaagggagaaaacaaaattcttttgtCCTCTAGTAAAccgaaaaaaaaacacaaaacacctgTATATTTTTGTATGAGCATCAGTCCTTCTGAGCCCTCACTCCTACGGACACAGCGTCAATCATTTCCTGCATCCCCTGGGGACGTTATTTATCTTCCCCAAGCTGGACTGTCACTTATCTGTTTACCAGCCTCCCCATCCGTGCAACTCGGGTCCCTCTCACTTGGCCCGGGCAGGTGCTCAGCCACTGTGGGCCCCTCCCTCTCACATGCGTCCATCTCTGAATCAACAGCTTTTAAGCCCACTGGTacgtgcttaataaatacttggtgAATGAATGCAAGTTGGGCATGTGTATAGACTTCAGCTAAAGGAGGGTAGGGGTGGTGCAGCCCCAGACAGGGTGAAGGAAAAAAGTCCCTGAGTTCTCAGGGGTGAAATAGGGACTACGTGGGCATGTGCTGGGGGCGTGGAGACAGGATGGGGCACCCGGCATACTGATTCTCAGACCTGTAACACTTGAAAAGGCTCACATATTATTTAGTCCAGGGTGGCTTCACTCTACAGAAAGAAGACTAAAGAGATTAGGTGGCTTGTTCAACACCACATGTGGCACTGCCCTAAGCTAAAGGAGACTTAGACCCTAGTGCTAACTAACTCACCTCCACCGTTACTAAGCGTGTCTAAGACTGAGTTATTTAATAACCAGCCGCAATCGCTACTATCTCCTGAGCATCTGCTGGGTGCTGAGCCCACACTAAAAATCCTCACTTTATCCCCACATTAGAGTTGGAAAACTCAGGTCAGAGAAAAGTAACTTGCcaccaaagtcacagagctaacaAATCTCAAAATCTCCCTCAAGCTGTCCTACTCCAAAATCCCCCTGGGATTATCCCACACCAAAGCCCAACTCTGGCCTGAAGCTGATCTTTATCACCCAACCCTTCAGCTGTCtcctttgccaggcactgttctaaacacctTTCATGGATGGACTCGCTCATTCCTCACCATGATGTTAGTATCACCAGCatccattcccattttacagatgaggaaactggagctctGTGATGTCCCCAGAGTCTCACAATCTGCAGCAGCAAaccttgtctgtaaaatgtgcTTCTACCAAAAGTTCTCTCCACCAAATATTCTCTCCCTATCTCTCCATgccacctccacccaccccccccagAAAAAATATCAGTATAAAAATTTCTATTCTAAATCTTCCCTGAAAAAAGCAGCACCAATGGACTATCACTGGCCCTTTACACCAGTTCCCAAACGGTCAGCTGCTACTGCAAGGCAGTGCAGGAAACAGGACAATGGGTTAGGGGCTGAGACAGACCCGAGGTCAAAGTGTGACCTTGGCCAGGCTTGTTAAACTTGAGTCTGGCCTGTCTCATCTCTAAGATGGGGATGTGGCACCTCCTTCCCAGGTATGGGGAAGAATTCAGGGAGACAATTTATGTGTCTGACATTAGTATTTACTGGGTCCTCTTTGCGTCTCTCCCTGTTTCCCTAACCATCAAACCAAGCTCATTTTATGTTCATCTGACCACGAAGTGGACACTCCCTGGAATCACCTCCTCGTTGAGGTTAGCAGATAACTCAGAACACTCCCAACCCGAACCCCTCCAATTCCAAGAGCAGCAAATCCTACCCCATCCCctaaaacaaagaaggaaaataaatcagcCTCCGGACACTGCCACCTGCCCAGCAGCGGAATCCAGGGTAACCCGCCGCCTGCCGGACTCCGGCggttactattattgttgtttatTAATAACAATACCTAACGGTGCCTGGGTGTGACCGTCTCCCAAGTGATGTCCGTGGAACCCCCAGGAGAGCCCAAAGCGCTTCCTGGCTAAAAATCCCAGGAATTTATAAAACGGCTTTCCCGACAGGAGAAAGGCAAGAGTTGTAAAGTTTCTGGAGGCGCATTTTTCCGCGTTTCCCGGAAATCGCACTGCAGAGGCGATGTCGCCCGTGGTTGAGGACAACCGCGGGTCCTGATGGGGGGGCTCTGGAGGTCAGCAGCGGATCCACGCGGGTCCGAAGGTGCCGGCTTCCCCGATGGCCGCATGGGACGGGACCTGGCGCCCCAGCCCGGCGGGGAGGGACCCCCCCCCGCACCACGTACCGAGGGTGCGGGAGGGCGCAGCCTCACTCACCTGCTGTGCTCCTCTTCGCCTCCCGGTAGCGCTCCCAAAGGTAGCGCTTCATGTCCGGGGCGGTCCCAGGTGCTGTGCATAAGGGCCGTGCGGGGCCCGCGCGCGACCGCCCCCGAGCCGCAGTCCGGCAGCCGCTCCGTAGGGCCGCCACCGCCCTTGCACCGGCCCCACGAGCCACCGCCGCCGTCGTAGCCATGCCTGCCGCCGCCCGCCACGAGTGGCGCCTGAAGGCCGGTGCTCCGCCAGCGCTCTGCCCGCTCTGCGGGAGGTCCCTACGTCGGAGCACGTGGGGGCGCGGCCCGCCCCCTTCGGCCGCCGCGGGGGCGGGGCCTTGGCGGGGCGGGGTCCTGGCGGGGAGGAGTATtggtggggcggggcctgggaggggcggggcagTAAGGGCCTGGGCACCACGGGCAGTCGCGGCCACGCGCGGAGCCTGCTACAGCCGCTTCTTGACCGTGTGGCGCGCCAAGGTGGCTGTGCGGTGGCGCGAACGCCCCGTCAGCCGAGGTCACATGGAATAGGATGACTGCTGGCCCTGGACTACGAGACTTGAACCTGGCACCTCCCGCCCCGTCAGCCGAGGTCACATGGAATAGGATGACTGCTGGCCCTGGACTACGAGACTTGACCCTGGCACCTCCCGCCGTCTGTGACCGTCCCCCCACCCTGGCTGTACTGACATGGTGTTTGTGACTCCGGCTCCAGGAGGCGACCTCTCTGCATTAATGGCCTCTGCAGTCTGGACCTCCCCTTGATCGCGGGGGCGGGTCTGGGACGTCCCCTGGCCCCTGGCTTGGATCCTT is a window from the Physeter macrocephalus isolate SW-GA unplaced genomic scaffold, ASM283717v5 random_1762, whole genome shotgun sequence genome containing:
- the LOC114485536 gene encoding 5'-nucleotidase domain-containing protein 3-like isoform X3, which gives rise to MATTAAVARGAGARAVAALRSGCRTAARGRSRAGPARPLCTAPGTAPDMKRYLWERYREAKRSTAELVPSIMSNLLNPDAIFSNNEMSLSDIEIYGFDYDYTLVFYSKHLHTLIFNAARDLLINEHREPG